Proteins co-encoded in one Thermodesulfobacteriota bacterium genomic window:
- the pheT gene encoding phenylalanine--tRNA ligase subunit beta, producing MKFTLNWLRDYIDFDLSPQELSHSLTMAGLEVEDVIYQGEGLENVVSAQILEKEAHPNAEKLSLCKVTDGENTYPIVCGATNMKAGDKVALAKIGAHLPPGPKFEDGLKIKKAKIRGEVSEGMLCAENELGLGEESDGIIILPDHSEVGAPITDVLGLNDIVFEVGITPNRPDCLSVIGVAREVAALTGNTVKHPDETVEESGDDINQIAKVELVDPEKCPRYSCRVINDVKIGPSPDWLKRRLEASDIRSINNVVDITNFVLLEYGQPLHAFDYDLLEDHKIVVRAATNGEILKTLDDVERKLTENDLLICDGKKPVALAGVMGGANTEVSENTKNVLLESAYFDPVTVRKTSKATGLRSESSYRFERGVDPNAVVKALNRAAELIRELGEGQIARGEIDQYPNPIAPNEVTLSLDRANKALGTNIKAEDINRIATGLEFEEVKAQNGEYTFKIPTFRVDITREIDLIEEAARLYGYNNIPTTLPQVAMSSDTLNTNKLVQDQLKQVLVASGFYEVINYSFEDHEMLSLVSKSDALKILNPLTTETSVMRTSMLPGILKNAVLNLNHQEQDLRLFEIGRVYLPNQDSELPNEIRKIAALATGKRAPEFWGKEEFDFFDFKSILERGFQALIRWEDVEFENAQEIGFLHPGKSALIKVGDRELGYIGELHPDLSEKLDISNKVYVLEIDLDQISAIAKDKTKSFKPLPKFPSVRRDIALIVDESVPASGILEEINKIGSNLIEDAAIFDVYTGEHVDEGKKSVAVSLQLRAADKTLTEEEVNKVQEKTLKKLGLALGAELRTI from the coding sequence ATGAAATTCACACTTAACTGGCTTAGAGATTACATAGATTTTGATCTATCCCCCCAAGAACTATCCCACAGCCTAACTATGGCCGGGCTTGAGGTCGAAGATGTCATTTATCAAGGCGAGGGTCTTGAGAATGTAGTGTCGGCCCAAATCCTTGAGAAAGAAGCTCACCCAAATGCTGAGAAGCTCTCGCTTTGTAAAGTAACAGATGGCGAGAACACATATCCTATAGTGTGCGGAGCAACCAATATGAAGGCTGGTGATAAGGTTGCACTGGCAAAAATAGGTGCTCACCTTCCTCCCGGACCCAAATTTGAAGATGGACTTAAGATAAAGAAAGCTAAAATCAGAGGCGAAGTCTCAGAAGGGATGCTCTGCGCTGAAAATGAACTGGGGCTAGGTGAAGAGAGCGACGGCATTATAATTCTTCCGGATCACAGCGAAGTTGGGGCGCCAATTACTGATGTACTCGGATTAAACGACATAGTATTTGAAGTGGGTATTACTCCTAACCGCCCTGACTGTTTAAGCGTAATTGGAGTTGCAAGAGAAGTTGCGGCTCTGACCGGAAATACTGTTAAACACCCTGATGAAACTGTTGAAGAATCAGGTGATGATATAAACCAAATTGCAAAGGTTGAACTAGTAGACCCTGAGAAATGTCCCAGATACTCATGCAGAGTTATAAATGATGTGAAAATCGGCCCGTCTCCGGACTGGCTTAAGAGAAGACTCGAGGCTTCTGACATAAGGTCAATCAACAATGTAGTCGATATCACGAACTTCGTGCTTTTAGAGTATGGCCAGCCGCTCCATGCTTTTGACTATGACCTACTTGAAGATCACAAGATCGTAGTAAGGGCTGCAACAAATGGAGAAATATTAAAAACCTTGGATGATGTTGAGAGAAAACTTACTGAAAACGATTTACTAATATGTGACGGCAAAAAACCCGTTGCATTAGCAGGCGTAATGGGCGGGGCAAATACTGAGGTATCAGAAAACACTAAGAACGTCCTTTTAGAAAGTGCATATTTTGATCCGGTTACTGTACGAAAGACTTCAAAAGCAACCGGACTAAGATCTGAGTCATCATATAGATTTGAAAGAGGAGTAGATCCTAACGCTGTAGTAAAAGCGCTGAACAGAGCTGCTGAATTAATAAGGGAGCTGGGCGAGGGTCAAATTGCCAGAGGTGAAATAGATCAATACCCGAATCCTATAGCGCCTAATGAGGTCACGCTTTCACTAGATAGAGCTAACAAAGCACTTGGAACAAATATCAAAGCCGAAGATATAAATAGAATCGCAACGGGGCTTGAGTTTGAAGAAGTCAAAGCTCAAAACGGCGAGTATACATTTAAAATTCCCACATTTAGAGTTGATATAACACGCGAGATTGATTTAATTGAAGAAGCAGCGCGGCTCTATGGATATAACAATATACCCACCACACTACCTCAAGTGGCTATGTCATCTGACACTTTAAATACCAACAAATTGGTTCAGGATCAATTAAAACAGGTCTTAGTGGCCAGCGGGTTTTATGAGGTTATAAATTACAGTTTTGAAGACCATGAAATGTTAAGTTTGGTTAGTAAATCAGATGCGCTCAAGATATTAAATCCGCTAACAACTGAAACATCAGTTATGAGAACAAGCATGCTGCCTGGAATTCTTAAAAACGCAGTACTTAACCTAAACCATCAAGAGCAGGACCTAAGACTTTTTGAAATAGGCAGAGTTTACCTACCAAACCAAGATAGTGAATTACCCAATGAAATTAGAAAAATAGCAGCTTTGGCAACCGGAAAGAGAGCGCCGGAATTCTGGGGAAAGGAGGAATTTGATTTCTTTGATTTCAAGAGCATTTTGGAAAGGGGCTTTCAAGCCCTTATTCGCTGGGAGGATGTTGAATTTGAGAATGCTCAGGAAATTGGATTTCTTCACCCCGGAAAGTCGGCACTTATTAAAGTTGGCGATAGAGAATTAGGTTATATAGGCGAGCTCCATCCTGATTTGAGTGAGAAGCTTGATATTTCTAATAAAGTTTATGTTCTTGAGATCGACCTTGATCAAATCTCAGCTATCGCAAAAGATAAGACAAAATCATTTAAACCGCTTCCCAAGTTTCCTTCGGTACGTAGAGATATCGCACTAATTGTAGATGAGTCAGTACCGGCCTCAGGTATTTTAGAAGAGA
- a CDS encoding NADP-dependent oxidoreductase: protein MNSSINRQWRLAARPVGAVKETDFEFTQESVPSPSQGEILVRNIYLSLDPTNRNWASDNSYLSPISIGDVMLGATIGIVEQSNNDAFPKGSIVQGLLQWQDYSITDGSGLTILPNIPSIPLTAHFGLFGHIGLSAYFALLDIGKPNKGETLVVSAAAGAVGSLVGQIGKIKGCHVVGIAGSDEKCRWITDELGFDAAINYKEEYVLDSLTKLCPDGIDVYFDNVGGEILEAVLNLININARLVICGMISQYNNTKPQPGPSNLSNLISKRALMEGFLVLDYMQRANEAIQDLGKWYSEGKLQYRIDLVDGLEQAPSALNKLFDGSNKGKLIIKISDDPSS from the coding sequence ATGAATTCTTCAATCAACAGACAATGGAGACTTGCGGCTCGCCCAGTTGGCGCTGTGAAAGAAACAGATTTTGAATTCACCCAGGAATCTGTTCCGTCACCATCACAAGGCGAAATATTGGTACGAAATATCTATTTGTCTCTTGATCCTACAAACCGAAATTGGGCATCAGATAATTCCTATTTATCTCCTATTTCCATTGGTGATGTCATGCTCGGGGCAACAATAGGAATAGTCGAGCAATCTAACAACGATGCTTTCCCCAAAGGAAGTATCGTACAAGGACTATTACAGTGGCAAGACTACTCAATTACTGATGGTTCTGGACTTACTATCTTGCCAAACATTCCATCTATTCCGCTTACTGCACATTTTGGTCTTTTCGGCCACATAGGGCTATCAGCATATTTTGCACTTTTGGATATTGGCAAGCCCAATAAAGGTGAGACATTGGTTGTTTCAGCGGCAGCCGGCGCTGTAGGATCTCTTGTTGGACAGATCGGAAAGATTAAAGGATGTCATGTAGTTGGTATCGCTGGTAGCGATGAGAAATGCCGGTGGATCACAGATGAATTGGGTTTTGATGCCGCCATCAACTATAAAGAAGAGTATGTTCTTGATAGTTTAACCAAGCTATGCCCTGACGGTATAGATGTCTATTTTGACAATGTTGGTGGTGAAATACTAGAGGCAGTGTTAAATCTTATCAATATAAATGCACGACTAGTTATTTGCGGCATGATTTCTCAATATAATAATACAAAACCTCAGCCCGGCCCCTCTAACTTATCAAACTTGATTTCAAAAAGAGCGCTTATGGAAGGATTTTTAGTGCTCGACTACATGCAGCGCGCCAATGAGGCAATACAAGACCTGGGTAAGTGGTATTCTGAGGGGAAGTTACAGTATAGGATTGATCTAGTTGATGGACTAGAACAGGCGCCAAGCGCACTTAATAAACTCTTTGATGGCTCAAATAAAGGTAAGTTAATAATCAAAATATCTGATGATCCGTCCTCATAG